The Micromonospora sp. NBC_01740 genome includes a window with the following:
- a CDS encoding Crp/Fnr family transcriptional regulator, whose translation MRGHLGSGLVAHLPQDEWLRVQDTGIPVRFEPRDVLLRQGDTTQHVHVVLAGCVKIVRSESDGSCAILTLRAAGDVVGDLAAVDLQPRSATVTALTTTVTRLLTGPQFRRFLTRPAFAVGFATYTVSRLRASDAQRAALAVLPVRERLVRALIQLDRESRHADGGPAIRLSQAELAELVGASRNAVVAELTALREAGILVTGRREVTILDLAALSDRSHGFRPELGRESPVTG comes from the coding sequence ATGCGTGGCCATCTTGGATCCGGACTCGTCGCTCATCTTCCGCAGGACGAGTGGCTCCGGGTGCAGGACACCGGAATCCCCGTACGCTTCGAGCCCCGCGACGTGCTTCTGCGTCAGGGCGACACCACCCAGCACGTGCATGTGGTTCTGGCTGGTTGCGTCAAGATTGTGCGGTCGGAAAGCGACGGCAGTTGCGCGATTCTGACGCTGCGGGCTGCTGGCGACGTCGTCGGGGATCTGGCTGCGGTCGACTTGCAGCCCCGCTCGGCCACCGTGACCGCCCTCACCACCACGGTCACCCGGCTGCTGACCGGACCGCAGTTCCGGCGCTTCCTGACCCGGCCTGCGTTCGCCGTGGGCTTCGCCACCTACACGGTGAGCCGGTTGCGCGCCTCGGACGCGCAGCGTGCGGCGTTGGCCGTGCTGCCTGTGCGGGAGCGGCTGGTCCGGGCGCTGATCCAGCTCGACCGAGAGAGCCGGCACGCCGACGGGGGGCCGGCGATCCGGCTTTCCCAGGCCGAACTCGCCGAACTGGTCGGCGCCTCGCGTAACGCGGTCGTCGCCGAGCTGACCGCCCTGCGTGAGGCCGGCATCCTCGTCACTGGGCGGCGCGAGGTCACCATCTTGGACCTGGCGGCATTGAGCGACCGGTCACACGGGTTTCGCCCAGAACTGGGCAGAGAATCGCCTGTCACGGGCTGA
- a CDS encoding Pycsar system effector family protein, whose product MREAERAYLQQANEMIRFADVKAAAVLAAAGVLAGQLPSAHGSWAKGVLLAASICIVLSALLALYTLAPRRQVASAWSLHFYDHVARRYGDDREAFVSAWVEAAADEDAFDRAIVGQIWAANMVAYRKFTWITWSIRTLVAGVVALVAVAIT is encoded by the coding sequence ATGAGGGAAGCCGAACGAGCCTACCTGCAACAGGCGAACGAGATGATCCGCTTCGCCGATGTGAAGGCGGCCGCCGTCCTTGCCGCCGCTGGCGTTCTCGCCGGGCAACTGCCGTCGGCTCACGGCTCCTGGGCCAAAGGCGTCCTGTTAGCCGCCAGCATCTGCATCGTGCTCAGCGCGTTACTGGCGCTCTATACCCTGGCACCACGGCGGCAGGTGGCATCCGCGTGGTCACTGCACTTCTACGACCACGTCGCCCGTCGGTACGGCGATGACCGGGAAGCCTTCGTGAGCGCCTGGGTGGAGGCGGCGGCCGACGAAGACGCTTTTGATCGGGCGATCGTCGGACAGATCTGGGCAGCGAACATGGTGGCATACCGCAAGTTCACCTGGATCACTTGGTCCATCCGCACCTTGGTGGCCGGCGTCGTGGCTCTCGTGGCCGTGGCAATTACCTGA
- the istA gene encoding IS21 family transposase, with amino-acid sequence MLSVEDWAEIRRLHRAERMAIKAICRRLGVSRNTVRKALASHEPPRYQRAAKGSIVDAVEPQIRALLAEFPDMPTTVIMERVGWTRGKTVFADRVQQLRPLFRRPDPVQRTEYLPGELAQCDLWFPPADVPLGFGQVGRPPVLVMVSGYSRWLSAVMIPTRQSPDLLVGHWMLISGWGRVPKALVWDNESAVGQWRAGRPQLTEAMNAFRGTLGIKVIQCRPADPEAKGLVERANGYLETSFLPGRRFASPQDFNAQLTDWLVRANNRQHRMLGCRPLDRWDADRAAMLPLPPVAPVVGWRQTTRLPRDHYVRLDGNDYSVHPAVVGRRVEVTADCDHVTVLCDGRPAARHDRCWASHQSITDPAHRQAAADLRVAAQHTPTTAVDAQVERRPLSDYDRLFGLDVEVAA; translated from the coding sequence GTGCTGAGCGTGGAGGACTGGGCGGAGATCCGTCGGTTGCACCGGGCGGAGCGGATGGCGATCAAGGCCATCTGCCGTCGGCTGGGGGTGTCGCGGAACACGGTGCGCAAGGCCTTGGCCAGTCATGAGCCGCCTCGTTATCAGCGGGCGGCGAAGGGTTCGATCGTGGACGCGGTCGAGCCGCAGATCAGGGCGTTGTTGGCGGAGTTCCCGGACATGCCGACGACGGTGATCATGGAGCGGGTCGGGTGGACCCGTGGCAAGACGGTGTTCGCCGATCGGGTGCAGCAGCTGCGGCCGTTGTTCCGCCGCCCTGACCCGGTTCAGCGGACGGAGTATCTGCCGGGAGAGCTGGCGCAGTGCGACCTGTGGTTCCCGCCGGCGGACGTGCCGTTGGGCTTCGGGCAGGTCGGCCGGCCGCCGGTGCTGGTGATGGTGTCGGGGTATTCGCGGTGGCTGTCAGCGGTGATGATTCCGACCAGGCAGTCGCCGGACCTGCTGGTCGGGCACTGGATGCTGATCTCCGGCTGGGGTCGGGTGCCCAAGGCGTTGGTGTGGGACAACGAGTCTGCGGTCGGGCAGTGGCGGGCCGGGCGGCCGCAGTTGACCGAGGCGATGAACGCCTTCCGCGGCACCCTCGGCATCAAGGTGATCCAGTGCCGGCCGGCGGACCCTGAGGCGAAGGGCCTGGTGGAGCGGGCCAACGGCTATCTGGAGACGTCGTTCCTGCCCGGCCGCCGCTTCGCCTCACCTCAGGACTTCAACGCGCAGCTCACCGACTGGCTGGTGCGGGCGAACAACCGCCAGCACCGGATGCTGGGCTGCCGCCCGCTGGACCGGTGGGACGCCGACCGGGCCGCGATGCTGCCATTGCCACCGGTTGCGCCGGTGGTCGGCTGGCGGCAGACCACCCGCCTGCCCCGCGATCATTACGTGCGCTTGGACGGCAACGACTACTCGGTGCACCCAGCGGTGGTCGGCCGGCGGGTCGAGGTCACCGCCGACTGCGACCACGTGACGGTGCTCTGCGACGGCCGACCCGCGGCCCGGCACGACCGCTGCTGGGCAAGCCATCAGAGCATCACCGATCCCGCCCACCGGCAAGCCGCCGCAGACCTGCGCGTCGCTGCCCAACACACCCCGACGACCGCCGTCGACGCCCAGGTCGAACGCCGGCCGTTGAGCGACTACGACCGCCTGTTCGGCCTGGACGTCGAGGTGGCTGCGTGA
- the istB gene encoding IS21-like element helper ATPase IstB, translating into MAAKTSRNVASEIAFLTRALKAPSLAASVERLAERARTESWTHEEFLAACLQREVAAREAHGGEGRIRTARFPARKSLEEFDFEHQRSLKRETIAHLGTLDFVASKENVVFLGPPGTGKTHLSIGLGIRACQAGHRVAFATAAQWVSRLADAHHAGRLQDELVKLGRIPLLIVDEVGYIPFEAEAANLFFQLVSNRYERASLIVTSNKPFGRWGEVFGDDVVAAAMIDRLVHHAEVISMKGDSYRLKDRDLGRVPAATKTND; encoded by the coding sequence ATGGCCGCCAAGACCAGCCGCAACGTCGCCTCGGAGATCGCGTTCCTCACCCGCGCCCTCAAGGCGCCGTCTCTGGCTGCCTCAGTCGAGAGGTTGGCGGAACGGGCCAGGACCGAGTCCTGGACGCATGAGGAGTTCCTCGCCGCCTGCCTGCAACGCGAGGTCGCCGCCCGCGAAGCCCACGGCGGGGAAGGACGCATCCGGACAGCGAGATTTCCGGCCCGCAAGAGCCTGGAGGAGTTCGACTTCGAGCACCAACGCTCTCTGAAGCGGGAGACGATCGCTCACCTGGGAACCCTCGACTTCGTGGCGTCGAAGGAGAACGTCGTCTTCTTGGGCCCGCCCGGCACCGGCAAGACGCACCTGTCCATCGGCCTCGGGATCCGGGCCTGCCAGGCCGGGCATCGGGTCGCGTTCGCCACCGCAGCCCAGTGGGTGTCCCGCCTCGCTGATGCCCACCACGCCGGTCGGCTGCAGGACGAGCTGGTCAAACTCGGCCGGATCCCGCTGCTGATCGTCGACGAGGTCGGCTACATCCCCTTCGAAGCAGAAGCCGCGAACCTGTTCTTCCAACTGGTCTCCAACCGCTACGAACGAGCCTCACTGATCGTCACCAGCAACAAGCCCTTCGGAAGGTGGGGCGAAGTGTTCGGCGACGATGTCGTCGCCGCAGCCATGATCGACCGCCTCGTCCACCACGCCGAAGTGATCTCGATGAAGGGCGACAGCTACCGGCTCAAAGACCGCGACCTCGGCCGCGTTCCCGCAGCCACCAAGACCAACGACTGA
- a CDS encoding site-specific integrase yields the protein MTTLSSALNDARRNHRLPHNAARFAMIPRPPEPELTCWSTSQTSAFLRHCHAVEDPLADLFELMVCTGMRKGETLGLHWADVDLDARALFVRWTLVSVNNSRSMLNAPKTHGSRAWVALSTRAVDALQRRRQCQQQVTARHHDNLDLVFARPDGQPLRPQYVLDHLRRLTADAGLPAIRVHDLRHIAATIMINQGAPIAVVSKTLRHRNVATTVDIYGHLTRDAAADGVSATCAALDAADARAAC from the coding sequence GTGACGACCCTGTCGAGCGCGCTCAACGACGCCCGCCGCAACCACCGGCTGCCCCACAACGCCGCCCGCTTCGCCATGATCCCCCGACCACCGGAACCCGAGCTCACCTGCTGGAGCACCAGCCAGACAAGCGCGTTTCTGCGGCACTGCCACGCCGTTGAGGATCCGCTCGCGGACCTGTTCGAGTTGATGGTCTGCACCGGGATGCGCAAAGGCGAGACTCTGGGCCTGCACTGGGCCGATGTGGACCTCGATGCGCGGGCACTGTTCGTGCGCTGGACGTTGGTCAGCGTCAACAACAGCCGCAGCATGTTGAACGCGCCCAAGACCCACGGCAGCCGGGCCTGGGTCGCCCTGTCCACCCGCGCCGTCGACGCGTTGCAACGCCGCCGCCAATGCCAGCAACAGGTGACCGCCCGCCATCACGACAATCTCGACCTCGTGTTCGCCAGACCCGATGGACAACCCCTACGGCCGCAGTACGTGCTCGACCACCTGCGCCGCCTCACCGCCGACGCCGGGCTTCCGGCAATTCGGGTGCACGACCTGCGACACATCGCCGCCACGATCATGATCAACCAAGGGGCGCCGATCGCCGTGGTATCCAAGACGCTGCGCCACAGGAACGTGGCCACCACCGTCGACATCTACGGCCACCTCACCCGCGACGCCGCCGCCGACGGCGTGAGCGCCACCTGCGCGGCCCTCGACGCGGCCGACGCCCGGGCCGCCTGCTGA